The Pseudodesulfovibrio sp. S3 nucleotide sequence GAATCAATCAGGAGAACACCCTTATGCTCAATTTTCACGTTGATCATGCGAAATGCACCCAGTGCGGGGAATGCGCCAAGGACTGTATGCCGCAAATAATCGAAATGGCCGATTATCCGTTCATCGCCGAAGACAAGGAATCGCTGTGCATCCAATGCCAGCATTGCCTGGCCATCTGCAAACCGGGGGCCTTGAGCATTCTGGGCAAGGATCCCGAGGATAGTCTGCCGCTCAAGGGGAATCTGCCTGTGCCCGAACAGATGGAAACCCTGCTCATGGGGCGGAGATCCACGCGGAGATACAAGAAGGAAGGCGTGGACCCAAAGCTCATCCATCACCTTCTGGAAGTGGTGTCCCATGCACCCACTGCGGTGAACAACCGATCCACATTGTTGACGGTCATCGACGACCCGGCGGTCATGGATGTCTTCCGGGAGATGACTACCGAGGCTGCGCTCAAAGCGCTCCGTGACGACGCAATCCCCGAAGCTATGGAACGGATAGCAACGTATCTCGAGGGCTGTAAAAACGGTAATGACGTCATCTTCCGCGGGGCACCGCACCTGCTCGTCGCCTCCTGCCCGAAGGATGCTCTCGCCCCTGAACCGGATTGTTTCATCGCCCTGAGCTATTTCGAATTGCTGGCCAACAGTCACGGCCTCGGAACGGTTTGGGACGGCATCGCCAAGGCCGTGCTGACCATGATCGCCCCGGACGTGTGCACGAAGCTGGGCATCCCCGATGACCACAGGATCGTGTACATGATGGCCTTCGGCAAACCCGCATTGAAATACCATCGTACGGTACAGCGGCCCGGCGGCTCCATACGCCGAGTGACCCTGTAATGAAGAAAGGCCCCGGTCATCCGGGGCCTTTTCATCAGGATCAATAAGAGTGCGCCCTCCCCTGTCGCAAGGGGTTGCTGTAACAGGGTCGGGCGCGCCACATGGTTGTGGCTGGTTCGGTTAGAGAAGGTAGTTGACCGCAGCCAGGCCCACCAACGACATGGTGATGGTGTAGGGCAGCGCCAACATGACCATACGGCCGTAGGACAGCCGAATGACCGGCGCAAGGGCCGAGGTCAGCAGGAAGAGGAACGCGGCCTGACCATTGGGAGTGGCGACACTGGGGATGTTGGTACCCGTGTTGATGGCCACGGCCAGCTTGTCCAGGTTCAACATGACTTCCTGAGCCCGGGCCGCAGCGGCCTGGGGCAGGGTGGCCAGGACATCGGCGCGCGCGACATGGGGGTCGGTCAGCTTGTCCATCAGCGCCTGCCCGGTCATGCCGATATCCGGAATGGCGCCCAGGACATTGACGAAATGAAGCTTGGTTTCAGATATGTATACCGTTGCCACGAACACGTTGTCCGAGATGGCGGAAAGCAGGCCGTTGGCGCAGTAGTATGCGACGAGCTGGGATTGGCCCTTGAGGTGAAGCACGTATTCGATGATGGGGTGGAACAGTCCCTGGTCGTGGATGACCGCGACAACGGAAAAGAAGACCACCAGAAGCGCCGTGAACGGCAGGGCTTCTTCAAATGCCTTGCCCAGGCGATGCTCTTCGACGATACCGTTCATGGCTGTCAGCAGAATGATTACGGACAGGCCGATAATACCGACGGCGGCAAGGTGAAAACCGAGGGCCAGGACGAGCCAGATTCCGGTCAGGGCCTGCACGACCAAACGGATTTTTCCGCTCTGTCCCTGCTTCTCTTCCATCTGAATGGCGGTTTCCAACAGGTGAGACCGGATGTTGCCGGGCATCTGCGCGCCATATCCGAACAGATGAAACGCTTCAACGGCAACACAGGTCAGCATACCGGTGAAGAAAACCGGCATGGATACAGGCATGACTTCCAGGAAGAACGGGACGAAATGCCATCCCATCTCGCCGCCTATGAGCAGGTTCTGAGGCTCGCCTACCAGGGTACACACGCCGCCCAGGGCCGTACCCACGGCACCGTGCATCATGAGATTGCGCAGAAACGCGCGGAATTCCCTCAAGTCCTCCCTGCCCTTGTCCTTGACTGGACTGTCGTCGACGAGGTCGTGCGGTCCCTGGAGGGTCTTGCCCGAGGCGAACCGATGATAGACATTATAGAAGCCAAAGGCCACGGCCATGATCACGGCGGTGACGGTAAGGGCATCCAGAAAGGCGGAAAGAAATGCGCCGGCAAAGCAGAAAAGCAGGGAAATGAGCATCTTGGAACGGACCCGAACCAGAATGCGCGTGAAGGTGAACTGGAGGAACTCCTTCATGAAGTAGATGCCCGCAACCATGAAGATCAGCAGCAGAATGACTTCAAAGTTCTTCAGGGCTTCATGATAGACCGTTTCCGGGGAGGTCATCTTCAGGGCGACCGCTTCCAGGGCGAGCAGACCGCCTGCAGGCAGGGGATAACACTTGAGGGCCATGGCCAGAGTGAAGATGAATTCGGCGATAAGCGCCCACCCTGCCACAAAGGGATCCACACCGAACATGAGGAAGGGGTTCAGGATCAGGAAAGAAATGATGGTCAGTTTGTACCAGGTCGGCGCACTGCCGAGAAAATTTTGAAAAAAGGCTTGAAGGGGTGATGGACGCATTACTATCTCCGTGTAAGGTCAACGATATAATTACTTTAATACAACGAATCCAGCCAATTTGAACTGCATTCAAGCGCCACTCAAACCACCCGGAGAGTGACGCATCGAAATCATCAAAGACACTTGCTCGACCAAGTAAATATTCCTCTCCACAGATCTTATCAAGACCCCAAACGCATATTATGCAAATCGATATACGCTTGGATATCCATTCAACCCATCTTGAGAGTCTTTGGTTTGAAACCGGGTTCACAGCATGCCCGTTCGGTTTCATGATCAGCCAAAAGCCCGGAATCGGACATGCAAAAGGCGCTGGAGCAGTGAGCCTGCTCCAGCGCTTCTGCAAACGGTTCTAATAGAAGAGCATCAAGGCTGTTATCATGACCACCATATACAGGACGGTCATGCCTGCACCGGCCCTGACGTAGTCGATGGTCTTGTATCCGCCGGGACGCATTATCAATGCATTGACCTGATGGGTCGGCAACACGAAGGTATTCGAAGCCGCCAGGGCAACCGTCAGGGCGGCAATACGCGGATCGACCCCCGCATTGATGGCCATGTTCATGGACAGCGGCACCAACAGCACCGTTGCGCCGACATTGGATGCGACCAGGGTGAAGAACGAGGTCAGGATACCGATGACGGTCAACAGGATCACGGGCGTGGGAGCCCCGAGCGCGGCCATGATGGTGTCGGCGATATACTTGGCTGCACCTGTGTTTTCAAAGGCCATGCCCAACGGGATAAGGCCGCCAAGGAGGAAGACTGTCATCCAGTCCACCGACTGGTACGCCTCGTCGATGGTCAGGACCTTCGTCAGGATCATGCCCAAGGCGCCTGCCAGCAGGGCAATGGAGAGCTGGACATGGAAACCGAGGATCATGACCAGGGAAACCGCCAGCCACATCAGGGCGATCTTGGCCTTCTCCGTACGGAGGATCTCGCCCTTCACATCCTCGGTGAAGACCAGCTCGTGGCCCTCCTTCAGCATGTGGAACATTTCCCAGCGGCCATGCAGCAGAATGGCGTCACCGGACTCGATCTTGAAACTGTACAGGCCGCTGACGAACAGCTTGTCGCCGCGGAAGATGGCAAGGGGGGAAACCTTGAACCTCTCGCGCAAACGGATGTCCGCCAGGGTTTCGCCCACCAACTCGGAACGGGGCGTCACCAATCCTTCCATGACTCCCGCATTGTTGGGTGAAAGCTCTTCGGCGAAAGAGGCCAGCTCGGGTTGCAGTTCCCAGCCCAGGTTCTCTGCCATGTGCTCAACCATTTCCCGGGGACCGAACAAGACCAGATGATCTCCCGCCTGGATATTCTCCGTGGCGTCAGGGGCAAACACCTGTGTTCCATCCTCGCGGGCTATGGCAACGATTGTCGAGAAGTACAGGGGGCGCAATTCAAGGGCCATGATCTCCGTGTCGTTGCTCCAGCTCTGCGGCACATGCAGCTCATGCAGCGAACCGATGCCCTGATAGGTTCCGGCAAGGGCGGAAGACATGGGACCGGCGATTTCATCCACGCCCTTGGAGGGCAGGATGAAGCGACCGAAAAAGATGAAATATCCAAGAGCCGCCGCGATCAGCAGCAGGCCTACAGGCGTCACGCTGAACAACCCGAAGGTGTCATAGTGCTTGCCGCCGACGACCATCAGGTCGTTGAGAAGAATCAGCGGACTGGAACCGACAAGGGTAAGGCAACCGCCGATGATTGCGCAAAAGCCCATGGGCATGAGCAGACGCCCGATGGGCACCCCTGTCTGGTTGCCGATACGTTTGGCTGCAGGAAGAAACAGTGCAGCTGCGCCGATGTTCTGCATGAACCCGGAGATGACCGCCACGGTACCCGCGATCAAGGTCATGATGCGCGTTTCGCTTTTTCCTGCAAACCGCAGAATAACCCTGGCCATCGAATTCATGACGCCGGTCTTGTCCAGGCCGGCGCCGATGATGATGACTGCTATGATGGAAACGACCGCGTTGCTGCTCAAACCGCTGATGGCCTGTTTTGGTGTTACCAGCCCGAGCAGGGGCAGCAACACCATCATTATGATGCCGACGACATCCACCCGAACCCATTCGAATATAAAAAGCAGCACGGCAAAGCCGAGTACTGCCATGACCATAATAATCTCTGGAGTCATGAGTCTACCTTGTCTGAGTAAAATCTAACTGTGAATATGAGAGCGAATACTATTATTTCACTCGCAACATGGCCCGTGTGTACACAGGAATGATCTGCTTGCGTGAGGTCTGACTGACCACGTCATCCATGACGTATCGGAAAGCCTCGTCCTCGCTGTACAAACGCGCAACGACGGAAACTTCCGCACCCTGTTCGACGACATGGGCAAATTGCAATCCCGCGTCTGCCGCCTTGCAGGCGAAGGTGGCAACATTCTTTTCAGACTCCATGCGGAAGCTGCTGAAATTGTCGCCCTGTTCATCCAGGTTGAGTGCCACGATGCCACTCTTGGTCTTGGAAGCCATATCAACAGCATATTCCATGACATCTTCGGAAAAAGTGCACCCTTTGCAAAGAATGAGTATCTTGCATTCACTACGAGTACATGCTGTGGTTGCCATGGCTGTTTTTACGGATTCGGGACGAACGTTCTCTTTCAATTCCGTCGCCCAGATTCTTTTGATTAACTTCTTCAAGAAGAGCCCCCTTTCATTTCTCGTCGCATATAGATGTTGTTCGCGGTTGATAGCCCAGGTGCCGACACTGCACGTGTTGCACTGAGCCTTTGCCGTTGCCGCATAATGCCTGCCGAAAAACCCCTTAACAGTCTGCGTCGCTGTCATGCCTGACTCCTGTTTCTTCTTTCTGTGTTTGCTTCTTCACTGTTCAGCTATCAAGAACCACGCCAGTCTTTTTTTGAAAGATAACATGTTTATATTATTATATTTTTAAGATAGCCACTGTTGCCAAACCCGACAAACCGTTGCCGATAGCAACACCGTGGAGACAGGCAAACAGCAACACCCCCTGGAAATGCCGGTTGCCAGCGCATACGAAACTGTTGCGATTTGCAGCACAAGAACGCAGGCCGCCAATTTGGATGAGGAGCAAATGCCCTATTTTCGGACAAGAATGCCCGAACAGGAAAAATCTTACATTTACTTTTTCAATAAAACTCTGTGAATACAGACCATTACAGAATCACTTGTGTGATTTATCACAAAATCAGCCGAATCCACCTCCGCTGCACTGCAGACAAACCGGGTGTGTTACACATTGCAATGTTAACAGCCTATTTGAATCATGGTATTTGGTAACAGCGCCTTGAGCATGGGGTTCAGCCGGTACCGGCTTGTCCGGTGCGACATTGATGTAGCTCTTGCCGCGAGTCCTCGCACACAACGCCTTCCTCAAATTTGCCGGAGATTGCAGCGATGAAGTGGTTTCAACGGAAGAGTGGTGATGGAACGCCTGGAGATGTCCAACCTCCCGTCGAACCTGAAAAAAAGATGGAACAGGTTGACTCCGTAGTGGATTCGTTCCGTAAACGCGTGGAGTCTGCCGGGCTGCCCGGACCGATTCTCGTTGCAGCCCGTGATGAATACGAACGGCTCGCCAAGGTAGACAAGTCTTCCCCGGAATATGCCATAGGGTACAACTATCTCGAATTCATCCTGTCCTTGCCCTGGAACGTCACCACAAAGGACGATCTTGATCTCGATCGGGCCGAGACGATTCTCGACGCCCGACACCATGGCCTGGGCCAGGTCAAGGAACGCATCCTGGAATTCCTGGCGGTGAAGAACCTGCACGGCCGCCATGAGACTAAAATACTGCTGGCCGACGACGAGCTCATTGCCAGGGAAAACCTTTCATTGGTCTTCGAACGTGAGGGCTTCACCGTGACCGCCGTGGCCAACGGCCTGGAGGCCGTGGCCGCCATGGAACGCGACCCTGCGGACGTCGTGGTGACGGACCTGAAGATGGAGTGCATGGACGGCCTGGAACTCCTGGAAGCGCTCCGCCGCCGCTGGCCCGACACCGGCGTCATCATGCTCACGGGCTATGCCACCGTGAAGACGGCCGTCACCGCCATGCGCAAGGGCGCGGACCAATACCTGAGCAAGCCGGTCAACCTGACCAAGCTTCGCGATTACGTCTATGACCTGTTGCAGAAGAACCACCGGGCCCAGCACCTGCGCGGTCCCGTCCTGTGCTTCACCGGGCCTCCCGGCACGGGCAAGACGTCCATAGGCCAGGCCATTGCCGAGGCCATGGGCCGCAAGTTCTTCCGCCTTTCCCTGGCGGGCTTGCGCGACGAGGCAGAGCTTCGCGGCCACCGGCGCACGTATGTCGGGGCCATGGCCGGCAGGATTCTGCAGGGAATCCAGAAGGTCGGGGTACGAAATCCCGTGATCATGCTCGATGAGATGGACAAGATCATTCAGGATTTTCAGGGCGACGCCACATCGGTGCTCCTCGAACTTCTCGACCCGGAGCAGAACACCGCTTTCGCCGACCATTATCTCGGGCTTCCCTTCGACCTTTCCGGCGTCATGTTCATCGCCACGGCCAACGTCGTTGAGCGGTTGCCCGCCCCCCTTCGGGATCGCATGGAAGAAATCGAATTCTCAAGCTACACGATCAAGGAAAAACAGGAAATCGCCACCCGCTTCCTGATTCCGAAGCAGCTCTACCAGCATGGATTGAAGGAAAACTCGATCCGCGTTCTCCCGGACGCGGTCAGGCGCCTGATCCTGGATTATACGCGCGAATCCGGCCTGCGGGGGCTGGAAAAGCAGATCGCCTCCCTATGCCGCAAACTGGCGCGGCAGACCCTGGCCCACGGCGAGACCTCCGATATCCGTGAAGTGAACGGCGACGACATCCCGGAGATCATGGGGGCGACACCCCACTTCACGACCGTGGCCCGGTCCACGGCCAAGGTCGGATTGGCAACGGGACTGGTCTGGACAGAGGTCGGGGGAGACATCATCTTTGTCGAGACGGCCCGGATGCGCGGCAACAAACAGCTCATCCTTACCGGCTCCCTGGGCGAAGTCCTGCGGGAGTCGGCGCAAACAGCCCTGAGCTACATCCGCAGCCACGCCGAACAATTCGGCATTTCACCGGACTTCTTCGAATCCTCGGACATCCATGTCCACATCCCTGCAGGTGCCGTGACCAAGGAAGGCCCCTCGGCCGGACTGACCATAGCCATAGCCCTCCTGTCACTGCTGACGGAGCGCCCCGTGCGCCAGGACATGGCCTTCACAGGAGAACTCTCCCTTCTGGGCGAGGTGCTGCCCGTGGGAGGCATACGGGAAAAGATCATGGCGGCGGCCCGGGCGGGCATTCGGACGGTCGTGCTGCCGGAAAAATGCGAACGGGCCGTGCATTCCCTTGAGGAGGACGTGCTTGAAGGCCTGGATATCCGTCTGGTCCACGGACTGGACGACGCGGTGGATCTGGCGCTGTTGTAGCCGTTCCTATTCCATGCTGTGGCGCTTGAGCTTGCGCCAGAGCGAAACCCTGTCGATCCCGAGGATGATGGCGGCCTGCGTCTTGTTGCCGCCGGTAGCCCGCAATACTTTTTCAATATGACGCCGCTCCACCTCTTCCAGGGTTTGCAACGGCTTTTCCCGGGGGGCCATCCGAACCTCGTCGGGCAGCAGATCCGGGGTGAAGACACTCCCCCTGGCCAGGGCCAATGCGCGTTGAACGATGTTCTCCAACTCGCGGACATTGCCTGGGAAATAGTAATTCATGAGGATGTCCAGCGCTTCCTGAGAGATCGACGCCAGCGCATGATCCGAAGTCCGGTGCTTTTCCAGAAAGTGACCGACAAGGACCGGAATGTCTTCCCGGTGCTCGCGCAGCGGCGGGGCCGACAGGGTGACGACATTGAGCCGATAGAACAGGTCCTGCCGGAATGTCCCGTTTGCCAC carries:
- a CDS encoding nitroreductase family protein — its product is MLNFHVDHAKCTQCGECAKDCMPQIIEMADYPFIAEDKESLCIQCQHCLAICKPGALSILGKDPEDSLPLKGNLPVPEQMETLLMGRRSTRRYKKEGVDPKLIHHLLEVVSHAPTAVNNRSTLLTVIDDPAVMDVFREMTTEAALKALRDDAIPEAMERIATYLEGCKNGNDVIFRGAPHLLVASCPKDALAPEPDCFIALSYFELLANSHGLGTVWDGIAKAVLTMIAPDVCTKLGIPDDHRIVYMMAFGKPALKYHRTVQRPGGSIRRVTL
- the nhaB gene encoding sodium/proton antiporter NhaB → MRPSPLQAFFQNFLGSAPTWYKLTIISFLILNPFLMFGVDPFVAGWALIAEFIFTLAMALKCYPLPAGGLLALEAVALKMTSPETVYHEALKNFEVILLLIFMVAGIYFMKEFLQFTFTRILVRVRSKMLISLLFCFAGAFLSAFLDALTVTAVIMAVAFGFYNVYHRFASGKTLQGPHDLVDDSPVKDKGREDLREFRAFLRNLMMHGAVGTALGGVCTLVGEPQNLLIGGEMGWHFVPFFLEVMPVSMPVFFTGMLTCVAVEAFHLFGYGAQMPGNIRSHLLETAIQMEEKQGQSGKIRLVVQALTGIWLVLALGFHLAAVGIIGLSVIILLTAMNGIVEEHRLGKAFEEALPFTALLVVFFSVVAVIHDQGLFHPIIEYVLHLKGQSQLVAYYCANGLLSAISDNVFVATVYISETKLHFVNVLGAIPDIGMTGQALMDKLTDPHVARADVLATLPQAAAARAQEVMLNLDKLAVAINTGTNIPSVATPNGQAAFLFLLTSALAPVIRLSYGRMVMLALPYTITMSLVGLAAVNYLL
- a CDS encoding SLC13 family permease, translating into MTPEIIMVMAVLGFAVLLFIFEWVRVDVVGIIMMVLLPLLGLVTPKQAISGLSSNAVVSIIAVIIIGAGLDKTGVMNSMARVILRFAGKSETRIMTLIAGTVAVISGFMQNIGAAALFLPAAKRIGNQTGVPIGRLLMPMGFCAIIGGCLTLVGSSPLILLNDLMVVGGKHYDTFGLFSVTPVGLLLIAAALGYFIFFGRFILPSKGVDEIAGPMSSALAGTYQGIGSLHELHVPQSWSNDTEIMALELRPLYFSTIVAIAREDGTQVFAPDATENIQAGDHLVLFGPREMVEHMAENLGWELQPELASFAEELSPNNAGVMEGLVTPRSELVGETLADIRLRERFKVSPLAIFRGDKLFVSGLYSFKIESGDAILLHGRWEMFHMLKEGHELVFTEDVKGEILRTEKAKIALMWLAVSLVMILGFHVQLSIALLAGALGMILTKVLTIDEAYQSVDWMTVFLLGGLIPLGMAFENTGAAKYIADTIMAALGAPTPVILLTVIGILTSFFTLVASNVGATVLLVPLSMNMAINAGVDPRIAALTVALAASNTFVLPTHQVNALIMRPGGYKTIDYVRAGAGMTVLYMVVMITALMLFY
- a CDS encoding universal stress protein encodes the protein MKKLIKRIWATELKENVRPESVKTAMATTACTRSECKILILCKGCTFSEDVMEYAVDMASKTKSGIVALNLDEQGDNFSSFRMESEKNVATFACKAADAGLQFAHVVEQGAEVSVVARLYSEDEAFRYVMDDVVSQTSRKQIIPVYTRAMLRVK
- a CDS encoding S16 family serine protease — protein: MEQVDSVVDSFRKRVESAGLPGPILVAARDEYERLAKVDKSSPEYAIGYNYLEFILSLPWNVTTKDDLDLDRAETILDARHHGLGQVKERILEFLAVKNLHGRHETKILLADDELIARENLSLVFEREGFTVTAVANGLEAVAAMERDPADVVVTDLKMECMDGLELLEALRRRWPDTGVIMLTGYATVKTAVTAMRKGADQYLSKPVNLTKLRDYVYDLLQKNHRAQHLRGPVLCFTGPPGTGKTSIGQAIAEAMGRKFFRLSLAGLRDEAELRGHRRTYVGAMAGRILQGIQKVGVRNPVIMLDEMDKIIQDFQGDATSVLLELLDPEQNTAFADHYLGLPFDLSGVMFIATANVVERLPAPLRDRMEEIEFSSYTIKEKQEIATRFLIPKQLYQHGLKENSIRVLPDAVRRLILDYTRESGLRGLEKQIASLCRKLARQTLAHGETSDIREVNGDDIPEIMGATPHFTTVARSTAKVGLATGLVWTEVGGDIIFVETARMRGNKQLILTGSLGEVLRESAQTALSYIRSHAEQFGISPDFFESSDIHVHIPAGAVTKEGPSAGLTIAIALLSLLTERPVRQDMAFTGELSLLGEVLPVGGIREKIMAAARAGIRTVVLPEKCERAVHSLEEDVLEGLDIRLVHGLDDAVDLALL